The Deinococcus aquaticus genomic interval GCCTTCTCCATAGCCTTCCGAACAGGCTGGTACGACGACGATTTCGCCTTCTACCTTTACGGTGACGAGCTTGCCTCGCTCCTGACTGACTGCTCTGCGTCCTGGCTCACGCTGGATCAGCAGGCCACGTCGCGTCTTTCATCTGGGGGGGAGTGGAATGCGCTGTATGTCATCAGTGGAGGGGCCGGCGACGAGTGGCGGGGCGAGGAGGCCCGCCCTCCCATGCCGCACGGGTCTGTTTGCGCCTCGAAATTCTGACGCTCTAGGTCATCTTTATTACCCGGCTAATATTGCCTTTCTGTAATTCATCCGGGTAAAATACAGGTATGGATACCGCACCCACCTTCACCACCTTCGACCGACATACCCGCTGCCTGACCGCGCCCCTCACCGACACACTCACCCTGTTGCACTCCCAGCCCCGCGCGGGCCTGCTGACCTTCGACGATCAGACCGGGCGCAGCGTGGACTTCAACCTGAGCGGAACCCTGGACGACGTGCTGGCCCGATACGCTCCCGAAACGCCCCGCACCGGCCCCGGCCGCCCGAAACTGGGCGTCGTGTCGCGCGAGGTCAGCCTGCTGCCCCGCCACTGGGAGTGGCTGGAACGCCAGCGCGGCGGGGCGTCGGCGGCGCTGCGGCGCCTGATCGACGAGGCTCGCAGGGTCGACCCGGACAGCGAACGACGCGCGCAGGCCCAGGCGGCTGCCGACCGCTTCCTGGGCGTGATGGCCGGCGACCTGCCCGGTTACGAGGAAGCCACCCGCGCCCTGTACGCCGCTGACCGCGACCGTTTCGAGGCCCAGTTGCACCTCTGGCCCGACGACCTGCGCCTGCACGCCCTGTACCTCGCCGCGCCAGCCTTCCCCGTCGCGCCCGCGCCTGCCCCCGGCCCCGCATGACCGGCCCTGAAGGCCTACGCGAGCACCGCCACACGCCACGTCCTGGCATCATCCGCATCACGCACGTGCCCAGTGGCCGCACGCACCTGAACTGCAGCACCGACGCGCCTGCCCTGCTCAACCGCACCCGCTTCGAGTTGCAGACCGGCACCCACCGCGCACCCGCGCTGCAACGCGACTGGAATACTGACGGCCCAGACTCCCTGACCTTCGAACTGCTGGACGAACTCCCTTCACCCCGCACCGGGACCCGCACGCCCGCTGCGTTGCGGGACGACCTGAAGGAGCTGCTGACGCTATGGCAGGAGACACTGAACATCCCACCCGACCGGACGGCCTGACCGCGCCCTCCCCAGCGTTGCCGCTGCCGCCTGGCACCCCAGCGGCCATGCTGGAAGCCCTGGCCCGGCAGGATCACGCCGGACTGCGCGCAGCGGTAGCGCGGCACCCCAACACGCCGCCCGCGCTGCTGGAAGCCCTGGCCGCCACCGAACCGGGCGCGGTCCTGAGCAACCCGGCGCTCCCGCTGTTGCGACTGGCGCACCCACGGCTGCTGCTGAATACCCCGCGCGCCACCCTGCTGGCCCTGGTCGGCAGCCCCGCCGCACCCGACTGGCTGAGGCGGCACGCCCTGGCCCACCCGGATACCGGGGTGGTCGCGGCGGCCGCCAGCCACCCGGATCTGACGCCCGCCCAGCTGGCAGCCCTGGCGGAGCACCCAGCCTGGCAGGTGCGTTCCCGCGTGGCCGCCCGGCCAGACCTGCGAGACGACACACTGCGGGCACTGGCCGCCGACCCGGATTACGGGGTGCGGATGTACGTGGCGGCCCGCCCGGACCTGCCGCCAGCCGTGCAGGCGCAGTTGCGCCAGGACCCGTCGGCCTTCGTGCGGCAGGTGCTGGCCCGCCCCGCACCGCAGCGCTGAATCTGCATCAACCGGACCGCCGGGCACGGAAAAACCCCCAGCCGAAGCTGGGGGCCTGCACTCCCGGTTAGGGGGGACTTACTTGAGTTCGACGCGGGCGCCAGCAGCTTCCAGCTGGGCCTTGATCTTCTCGGCTTCGTCCTTGCTGATGCCTTCTTTCAGCGCGCCGCCCTTCTCGCTCATGTCCTTGGCTTCTTTCAGGCCCAGGCCGGTGATGGCGCGGATTTCCTTAATGACGTTGATCTTGCTGGCGCCGGCGTCGATCAGAACGACGTCGAACTCGGTCTTCTCTTCAGCGGCGGGGCCGGCAGCGGCAGCGGGGCCAGCGGCGACGGCGGCGGTGACGCCCCAGGTTTCCTTCAGACCGTCGATGAGGTCCGCGAGTTCCATGATGGTGAGCTGGCCGAGCTGGTCGATAAGAGCCTGTTTGTCGTAAGCCATGATGTATTCCTCCGAAATTGAAATAGGTGATTGAGATGGTGAAGCGGTGAAGGACGGTCGGGTGGCGCGTGGCCGGAGCCCGGACCGTTCAGGCGTTCAGGCCTGTTCTTCGAGCTTGGTCTTGTACGCTTCGAGGACGCCCACGAAGTTGCTGAGGTGCGCGCTGAGCACGCCCACCAGCTCGCCCTGAAGGCTCTGCTTGCTGCCCAGGCTGGCCAGACGCTCGACGACTTTCACGTCGACGCGGTTGCCCTCGACAAAGCCGGCCTTGACGGTCGGGATGCCCTTGTCGTTGCCTTTGGCGGCGTCGCTGAGAGCCTTGGCGACCCCGGCGGGGTCTTCCTGAGCGACAACGATGGCGCTGGGGCCTTTCAGAGCGTCGGCAAAGTCACGGCCGCCGTCCTGAAGGGCGAGGTTGATCAGGGTGTTCTTGGCAACAATCAGCTGCCCGCCCTTCTCGCGGATGTCTTTACGCAGTTTGCCCAGCTGGCCGGCGGTCAGGCCCTGGTAGTCGACCACGTAGAACGTGTCGACGCCCGTAAGGCTGCCCTTGAGGCTGCTGAGGGTCTGCTGGTTCTTGTCGTTCGCCACGCAGTACCTCCTAGGTGGGAACAAGTCCAGGTGCAGTGCTCGTCACCTGACAACTCGGCGGGATGTTTAAACCTGGCAAGGGTCCCCGCTGTCATGGATGCCTGAAAAGAAACGGATTGGAAAGGTGCGAGAAGTGCACCGGGGTGCCAACGGTTTGGTGAAACTCAGTGGGTACAGCCTGTCGGGAACCGCGCCGCCCGGAGACGGGCAGTTCCCGGCGCGCTTAGCCCTGCGACAGGCTCAGCGGAATGCTGGGGCCCATCGTGGTGGTCAGGAAGGCGCTGCGCAGGAAGACGCCCTTGGCGCTCCCGGGCTTGGCGGCTTCCAGCGCGCTGACGAGCGAAGCGTAGTTCTCGCTCAGGGTGCCGGGCTCGAAGCTGGCCTTCCCGATGGGCGCGTGAACGACGCCGGTCTTGTCGTTACGGAACTCGATCCGACCGGCTTTCAGGCTCTTGACCATGCCGGCCACGTCGGGACCGACGGTGCCGCTCTTGGGGTTGGGCAGCAGGCCGCGCGGCCCGAGCAGACGCGCGAGCTTCTGGCCGACGGCGGCCATCATGTCGGGGGTGGCGACAACAGAGTCGAACTCCATGAACCCACCGGCGATGCGGTCGATCAGTTCGTCGCTGCCGACCACGTCGGCGCCGGCGGCTTCGGCGGCCTGCACGTTCTCACCCTTGGTGATCACGGCGACGCGCACGCTACGGCCGGTGCCGTGGGGCAGGGCGACCGTGCCACGCACGTTCTGGTCGCTCTTGCGGGGGTCGATGCCGAGGCGGAAGTGCACTTCGACGGTCTCGTCGAACTTCGCGGTGGCGATGTCCTTGACCAGGGCGGCGGCTTCGTCGATGGTGTACTGCTTGTTGCGGTCCACCTTGGCGATCAGCGCCTCGTAACGCTTACCGTGCTTAGGCATTCGGGGCCCCCTCGATGGTCACGCCCATGGAGCGGGCGGTGCCAGCAACCGTGTTCGCGGCGGCTTCGATGCTACCGGCGTTCAGGTCGGGCATCTTGGTCTTGGCGATTTCCAGAACCTGATCCCAGTTGAGCTTGCCGACCTTGGCCTTGTTGGGGGTCGCGCTGCCTTTCTGCAGGCCAGCGGCCTTGCGGATCAGGTAGCTCATGGGGGGGGTCTTGGTAATGAAGGTGAAGGAGCGGTCGGCGAAGATGGTGATCTCGACGGGGATGATCGCGTCACCCTTGTCGGCCGTCATCGCGTTGAACGCCTTCGTGAACTCCATGATGTTCGCGCCGTACTGGCCGAGCGCGGGACCCACGGGGGGGGCCGGAGTGGCCTTACCTGCCGGGAGTTGCAGTTTGACTAAACCTGCGACTTTTTTCATGTATTCCTCCTTAGCTCCCCCTGCCGCGCCGCCTGGAGGAGGCCGGTCGGGGTGCTGACGCTAAGTTCTGCGCTTCCACCCTGGGGTGGATTGACAGCAACTTTTCGATTTTACTGCCTTCTGCTGCATTTGCCAAGGTGTGCGCCCCGGAAGGGGTGACCGTGACGACAGATCCAGCGGATGGATGGGCGGCCCGGAAGATACGGCGGGGTGAGCGCCACGTCGTCTGGGCCGCGCCGGAAACTACTTGGCGACCTGACTGAAGTCGAGTTCGACCGGCGTTTCACGGCCGAAGATGCTGACCAGCACCTTGACCTTCGCCTGCGGAATGTTGACCTCGCTGATGACGCCGCTGAAGTCCGCGAACGGACCGCCCGTGACGCGCACCATGTCGCCCGCCTTGAAGTCGACCTTCACGCGCGGCACTTCCTCGACCACTGGCTGCGCAGCCACACCGACCGAGGCCAGCAGACGCTGCACTTCCTCGGGCGACAGGGGCACGGGGCGGGTGGCCGTTCCGACGAAGCCGGTCACGCCGTTCGTGCCACGCACGACTTCCCACGACTCGCCCAGTTCGCCGGGCGCGTCGTCGTCCTCGATGTCCATCTGCACGAACACGTAGCCGGGGAACAGCTTGCGTTTCACGGTTTCTTTCTTGCCACCGTCACGGAGTTCCACGGCTTCCTCGGTGGGTTGAAGCACCTGGAAGATCTTCGTGCCGCGCATGCCGAGTTTGCCGGCGCGGTCCATCAGGTGCTGCTCCACGCGGTCTTCCTGACCCACGTAGGTATGCACGGCGTACCATTCAATACCCATCAAAGCACCGCCCGAATCAGGTTGCTGAACAGCAGGTCAAGCGCGTACACGATGAGGGTCAGGGCAATCACGAAGATCACCACGGCCTGGGTTCCCTCCAGCACCTGCTGACGGGTAGGCCACGAGACACGCGACAGTTCCGCGCGCGAGTCACGGAAGTACTGAATCAAGTTCATGCGTTCACCTGCGCAAAGAGAAAGAGTCGACACCGGACTGCCGGGCCGCTGCCATCAGGCCGCGCACGCCCGGCAGGGGAAATCAGACCTTCTTCTCCTTGAAGACAACGTGCTTCTTGGCAACGGGGTCGTACTTACGCAGTTCCATCTTGGCCTGCGTGTTGCGGCGGTTCTTGGTGGTCGTGTAGTAGAAGCCGGTGCCTGCGCTGCTTTCCATTTTCACGATGATGCGGGGGCCGTCTTTCGCCATGATGTTGCTCCTTCGCAGTCCCTCTGTCCGGGGGTCTGCTCCCAGCGTTCCTTTCTGGTGGTCGTTCTGCCACGGTGGGCGTCCGGACCCGCTGGTAAAAGCCCGCCTTGTGGCGGGCAACATTCCAATTATAGAGAGTCCAGGGTCAGGTGTCCACTGTGCCCGGCAGTCCAGTCGGGAAACCGTCGATGCTGACGGCGTTTTTTCGTGCCTGATACTTCTGGAGTCCCGCCGGGCCCTGCCCGGACGCCCAGGTGTTCAGGTCCTCACGGTCCTGCGCGAACTCCATGAGCGGCACCGCCATCCCGCAGGAGGTCTGCACGAGATCCACGTCCATGACGAATACCTGCCGCGCGCCCGGCAGCGGGGCCAGCAGAGTCACCCAGTCCGCCCAGTCGGGGTCGGCAGAGTGAACGGCGCGTGCCTGTCCGTACGGGCGCAGGATCAGCGGCGGCCCCTGCAACGCGCAGAACATCAGTGTCATGCGCGGGCTGATACGGACTCCGATGGAATGGTTTGCAAAAACCATTCCATCCGAGCGGATGCGAGTGGGAGCAAAGCGGATTCCGGACGTGGAGTTGGCAACCCGGTGCTGTCCCGGGTTGTCAACGAAACAGACGGAATCCGTATGAGGCGTAGGTGGGCGGCCGTTTCGTTCCCGCTGCCAGTCACGTTCAGCCACGCCACCCGGTTCGGCCCCAGTACCCGCAGGCTGTCCAGGCCCTTGGGTGACACGTTCACGCGCCCGTCCGGGGCGGCCGTGCCCGCGAAGAACAGGTGCTGCGCCTCAATGAACGCCCGCAAGTGGTCACTGATACCCGGAAGCTGCTTCGCCATACGGCAGGGTAGCAACGCCACCGGGTAGTGCCGGGCCAGTCACGCAGAAAGGGGGAGACCCGAAGGCCTCCCCCTTTCCTGTGTCTTGATTACTCCAGGACCTTGGCGACGACGCCGGCGCCGACGGTACGGCCGCCCTCGCGGATCGCGAAGCGCAGGCCTTCTTCCATCGCGATCGGCTTGATCAGCTCAACCACGAACGTGATGTTATCGCCGGGCATGACCATCTCCACGCCCTCGGGCAGTTCCACCACGCCTGTCACGTCCGTCGTGCGGAAGTAGAACTGGGGACGGTACCCGCCGAAGAACGCGCTGTGACGCCCGCCTTCGTCCTTGCTCAGCACGTACACGCTCGCTTCGAACTTCGTGTGCGGCTTGATGCTACCGGGCTTCGCCAGCACCTGACCGCGCTCCACGTCGTCACGCGCCACGCCACGCAGCAGCACGCCCACGTTGTCGCCCGCCATGCCGCTGTCCAGCAGCTTGCGGTGCATTTCGATCCCGGTCACCGTGGTCTTCTTCGTGTCGCGCAGACCGATGATTTCCACTTCGTCCTGAACCTTCACCACGCCACGCTCGACACGGCCGGTGGCGACGGTGCCGCGCCCGGTGATCGTGAAGACGTCTTCGACGGGCATCAGGAAGGTCTTGTCCGTGGCGCGCTCGGGGGTGGGGATGTAGCTGTCGACGGCGTCGAGCAGTTCCCAGATGCGGTCAACCCAGTTGTTCTCGCCGCGGCCGGTCTTGGGGTTGGCCTGCAGGGCTTCGAGGGCCTGCAGGGCGCTGCCCTTGATGACGGGGAGGTCGTCGCCGGGGAACTCGTACTTGCTGAGGAGTTCACGGACTTCCATTTCGACGAGCTCGAGGAGTTCTTCGTCGTCGACCATGTCGACCTTGTTCATGAAGACGACGATGTAGGGCACGCCGACCTGACGGGCGAGCAGGATGTGCTCGCGGGTCTGGGGCATGGGGCCGTCAGCGCTGGACACGACCAGGATGGCGCCGTCCATCTGGGCGGCTCCGGTGATCATGTTCTTGACGTAGTCGGCGTGGCCGGGGCAGTCAACGTGGCTGTAGTGGCGGCTGGGGGTGTTGTACTCGACGTGGGCGGTGTTGATGGTGATACCGCGGGCTTTTTCCTCGGGGGCCTTGTCGATCTGGTCGTAGGCCAGTTTTTCGATGGTGGGGTCCGAGGCGGCGGCGGTGAAGGTGATGGCCGCAGTCAGGGTGGTCTTGCCGTGGTCGACGTGACCGATGGTGCCCACGTTCACGTGGGGCTTGGTGCGTTCAAACGTTCCCTTAGCCATGTGTGTGTCCTCCTGAGGTGGAACTGCCCGGTTTCCGGGCAAGCCTTGACAGTGTACAAGTCCGCGCGGGAAACGCAAAGAGCCTAACAGCTCAGAGTTCTCACGGCGGCCCGGTGGTGATCTGACAGTGTGGGCGAGTAGAAGAGGCGCGACCCACAAGTTGAGGGTCGCGCCGGTTGTTGGAGCTTCTGATCGGGTTCGAACCGATGACCTCTCCCTTACCAAGGGAGTGCTCTGCCACTGAGCTACAGAAGCGCTAGGGAAAGCGGGAAACGAGACTTGAACTCGCGACATTCAGCTTGGGAAGCTGACGCTCTACCAACTGAGCTATTCCCGCGTGATCGTGGTGGGCAGGGGCGGATTCGAACCGCCGTACACGTACGTGAACAGATTTACAGTCTGTCGCCTTTAACCACTCGGCCACCTACCCGGATTGTCATACCCACTGTCTCGAATCTAGCACGCTTGGGCTTGTGGAAGTCCTTTGCGCTTGGAGCCACCCAGGAGAATCGAACTCCCAACCTTCCGATTACAAGTCGGGTGCTCTACCAGTTGAGCTAGGGTGGCACCGTCCCTGTTCGAATGCTGGAACAATGTCCGGCCTCTGAGTGCGGTTGCTGCGGCGCTTTTCGGCGCGTTCACTTCCGGCTGTGAATAGTAGCAGTCACCCCCGAAGGTGTCAATCATTCCCGCCACGTGCCCGGCCCCCACCCGGTCCCGGCAGTTCCCCGGGCACCACCCGAACGGCCCTGGGACGCACTTCAGTGCCGCTCCGCGCAGCCCGGGGTTCCGCTGACTGCCCCGACCTGGCGCCCCCTTGAGCAAACCCTGAACGAGGCAGTGGTATGCGCCATGTGGCGCATTTGCCCCTGAGCCAGCGGGCGTATGCTGACCCGCGCACGGGACCGCGCGGCCGCCCCGACTGGCCCCGGCAGGCCAGAGCGGCTGAGGCCCCCTGAAAGACCGCCCACCTTCCCAGCCTACCCTCACTTGTTTGCCCCTGTTACCCCCCACGAGGTTCCCCTTGGACAGTTTCCGCACCCTGATCCCGTACCTGCGGCTGCACCAGCGCCAGTACGTGATCGGCCTGATCGCCGTCGTGATCGCCAACTCGTTCAGCCTGCTGCCCTACTACTTCATCCGCCTGACCATCGACGGCCTGACCGGGCAGGTGGACGCCGACCCCGCCACGACCGGCATCGCGCTCGGCACCGCCGGCCTGTACGCGCTGGGGATCGTGGGCGCCGCGCTGACCTCCGGCGCGTTCATGCTGCTGATGCGGCGCATGATCGTCGTCGCGTCCCGCCAGACCGAGTACGAGATCCGCCGCGACCTGTTCGCGCACCTGCAGGGCCTGGACAAGCCGTACTACGACCGCGCCCGCACCGGCGACCTGATGAACCGCCTGACCGGCGACCTGAGCGCCGTGCGCGAAATGCTGGGGTTCGGCGCGTGGCAGATCGTGAACATCGTCTCGGGGTTCATCACGGCCTTCTCGGTGATGTTCAGCCTCAGCTGGCAACTCACGCTGATCGTCCTGGCCATCGTGCCGGTCATCGTGGGCGTCCTGACGTACCTGGCGCGGCAGATCAACGTCCGCCACCGGCTGGCGCAGGAGCAGAACTCACTGATCGCCGCCAAGGCCCAGGAGAACTTCAGCGGCGCGCGCGTCGTCAAGGGCTACGCCATCGAGAACCGCGAGATCGACGACTACCGCGCCATGAACCTCGAACTGCTACGCCGCAACATCGCCCTGACCAAGGTGGACGGCCCCCTGCGGTCCTTCATGAGCCTGCTGCTGGGCCTCGCCTTCGGCCTGATCCTGCTGGTCGGCGGACGACTGATCCTGGCGCCCGACAGCACCTTCACGGTCGGCATGTTCGTGCAGTTCGTCGGGACCCTGGAACGCCTGACCTTCCCGATGCTGATGGTCGGCTGGATCACCGGCGTCACCCAGCGCGGCCTGGCCTCCTGGCTGCGCCTGAAAGAAATCTTCGACTCTCAGGCTCTCGTGCGTGACGAATCGGGCCGCACCGACGGCTCGCTGCGCAGCGTGAGTGGCGACGTGACCTTCGACAACGTCACCGTGCGCTACGGCGACAAGACCGTCCTGAGCGGCGTGAACCTGCACATACCCGCCGGAACCTTCCTGGGCATCACCGGCCCCACCGGCAGTGGCAAGACCGTGCTGGGGCAACTGCTGACTCGCTCGATGGACCCCACCAGCGGGCGCGTCCTCGTGGACGGCCACGACGTGCGCGTCATGCCGCTACGCACCCTGCGCGACGCGATCAGCGTGGTCCCGCAGGAACCGTTCCTGTTCAGCGACACCATCGCCAACAACATCGGCTTCGGCCTGGACAACCGCGACCTGCCGCCCGTCCCGACCGGCGTGAGCGTGGTCGGCGCGCCCCCACCCGACGACATTCCCCAGCAGCCCGACCCCGCCCGCGTGCGTGAGGCCGCCCGCCTCGCCGGCCTGACCGAGGACGTGGACGGCTTCCCGCAGGGCTTCGACACCAGCCTCGGCGAGCGCGGCGTGACCCTCAGCGGCGGGCAGCGGCAACGCACCGCCATCGCCCGCGCCATCGTCCGCGAACCCCGCATCCTGATCCTCGACGACTCCCTGAGCGCCGTGGACACCGAAACCGAACGCCGCATCCTGGACGGCCTGCGCGAGATCAGCCAGGGCCGCACCGTCATCCTGATCGCGCACCGCGTCAGCACCCTGCGCCACGCCGACCAGATCCTGGTCCTCGAGGACGGCCGCGTCACCGAACAGGGCAGCCACGACGACCTGCTGGAGCAGAATGGCCACTACGCGCAGCTCGAGCGCCTGCAACGCCTCGCCAGCGACCTCGACGCGGACGACGAGACTCCCCTCGATCCCGAAGCGGCCGCCGACAGGCTGGAAACCGCCCCCACCCCCGAACAGGTGACCCGATGACCCGCCCCGACGCCAACGACGCCTTCCAGAAAGGCTTCGACACCCAGCTGACCCGCCGCATCCTGCACTACGTCCGCCCGTACCTGCCGCTGGTGATCGGCGGGGTGCTGCTGGCCCTGCTGATCTCGCTGGCCGCGCCGCTGTTCGCGCTGATCCAGCGGCACGCCATCGACACCTACCTGTCGCCGCTGGCGCTGCGTACCGAACCGGACCGCGACCTGCTGCGGCGCGGCCTGACCGGCGCGGCCCTGCTGTACATGGGCCTGAAAGTCGTGGAATTCGCCCTGCAATACGCCTTCACGCTCGCCATCGGCTACCTGGGGCAGAACGTGCTGCGCGACATCCGCGCCGACGTGTTCGGCAAGTTGCAGAGGCTGCCGCTGTCGTACTTCGACCAGAACCCGGTGGGCCGCCTGATCACCCGCGTCACCAGCGACGTGGACGCCATCAACCAGTTCATCACGGGCGGCCTGGTCAGCCTGATCCAGAGCAGCTTCATCATCGTCGTGTACGTGGTCATCATGCTCAGCGTGAACTGGCAGCTGGCGCTGATCTCGTTCACGGTGCTGCCCGTCCTGTTCCTGGCCACCAACTACTTCCGCGCCCGCCTGCGCGACGCGTTCCGCGAAACCCGCACGCAGCAGGCCACCGTGAACAGCAAACTGAACGAGAACATCACGGGCATGCTGACCGTGCAGCTGTTCGGCCGCGAACGCCGCAGCGCCCTGGACTTCAACCTGAGTAACCGCGCCCTGCTGAGCGCCAACGAGAACTCCGTGAAGTGGTTCTCGCTGTTCATGCCGGTCGTGGCGGTCCTCGGGCAGGTGGCCGTCGCGCTGATCCTGTACTTCGCGGCCCGCCAGATCCTGGGCGTGGACGCCAGCGGAGCCGTGGCCGGCGCCATCACGGTGGGCACGTTGTTCGCGTTCGTGCAGCTCTCGCAGCAGCTGTTCCAGCCGATCCAGGACCTCGCGGACGTGTTCAACAACCTCCAGGCGGCCATGGCCAGCAGCGAACGCATCTTCGGCGTGCTGGACACCGAGGAGAGCATCACCGACAAGCCGGACGCCAGGACCCTCACAAACTTCGAGGGCAGCGTGGACTTCCGGAAAGTGTGGTTCGCGTACGACCAGACCGTCACCGCCGACACCCCAGACACGGACGACCGCTGGATTCTGCGCGGCATCGACCTGCATATCCGCCCCGGCGAGAGCGTTGCCCTGGTCGGTGCGACCGGCGCGGGCAAGACCAGCGTCACCGCCCTCGTCAGCCGCTTCTACGACGTGCAGCGCGGCAGCGTGAACGTGGACGGCATCGACGTGCGCGACCTTGCGCAGCACGACCTGCGCCGCCACGTGGGCGTCGTGTTGCAGGACGTGTTCCTGTTCGCCGGGACCATCGAAAGCAACCTGACCCTCAACAACCCGGACATCCCCCACGAACGCGTGATCGAAGCCTGCCGGTACGTCGGCGTGCACGACTACATCCTGAGCCTCGAACACGGCTACCAGACCGAGGTGCGCGAACGCGGCGCAACCCTCAGCACCGGCCAGAAACAACTGCTGGCCTTCGCCCGCGCCCTCATCCAGAACCCGGACATCCTGCTCGTCCTCGACGAGGCCACCGCCAACGTGGATACCGAAACCGAACTGCGCATCCAGCAGGCCCTGACCCGCGTCATGCAGGGCCGCACCAGCGTCATCATCGCCCACCGCCTCAGCACCATCGAACACTGCGACCGCATCGTCGTGATGCGCAAGGGCCGCATCGTGGAACAGGGCAGCCACCACCAGCTGCTGGAAAAGGGCGGTTACTACGCCCGCCTGCACCGCCTCCAGTACGCGCAGGCCGACGCCGCCGACTGACCGGGCAGGCCGACAGGGGGCGCAGGGTGCGGTGTCGACCGCTCCTGCGCCCCCTTCCCGTGCCCCTTACAGGTACGCCAGTTCCCACCCCTCCGCGCCGTGATCCAGCCCGGCACGCAGCAGGGCCAGTCCGTCCGGGGCGGGATCGCGGTGATGGGGGAGGGGAGCGGTCAGGGCCTCGAAGTCCTCCAGGCTGTGCTTGGCCGGCGCGTGGCGCACGCCGACGACCGTTGCGGACTGCACGTCGTACGCCGCGCCGTACAGGTTGCCCTTGCGGGCGTCCATGGAGACCGCCTGCGGGCCGTCGCCGGTCACCAGGGACTCCAGGGTGCTCACGCCGCGCACCGCCGCGCCCCATACCCGGGCGAGGCCCAGCGCGTAACTCGCGCCGACCCGCACGCCCGTGTACGAGCCGGGGCCGGTCCCGATGATCACCAGATCGGCCCGCAGCGGCAGCCCCGCCCCCGCAAACAGCTCAGCGACCGCGCCGGGCAGCTGCTCGGCGTGCGCGCGGCCCACCTCGCGCGACACGGTCCGTTCGCCGCCGGGCCAGCGCAGCGCCAGCGTCAGCCAGGGCGTGGCGGTATCCAGGGCGAGAATCACGGCGGGCAGGGCGGGGGGCACAGGGGAAGCAGGAACAGGGGGTACAGGGGCGGTCATCGCCGGGCATTCTAGGCCGCGCCGCTTCCCCGGACAGGCCGCTGTCACCGCTACGGGAACGTCCGCTGGACCCGGTTCAAAGCGGGCGGGTGGTATGCTCGATCATCATGACGAACATCGCCAAAGGGCTTGAAGGCGTCCTCTTTACAGAGAGCAAACTCACGTTTATCAACGGGGCCGAAGGCGTCCTGACGCACCTGGGCATTCCCATTCAGGAATGGGCTGAGAACAGCACCTTCGAGGAACTGTCCCTCGCCCTGCTGAACGGTCAGCTGCCCACTGCCGCGCAGCTCGCCACCTTCGACGCCGACCTGAAAGCCAACCGCGCCATCCCCGACGCGTTGGCCCAGGTCATCGCGCATATGCCCCGGGGCGTGCACCCCATGCAGGCGCTGCGCACCGCCGTCTCGTACCTGGGCCTGCTGGACCCGCAGTCCGAGGACACCAGCGCCGAGGCCCGCCGCGCTATCTCCGTGCGCATGATCGCTCAGTTCTCGACCATCATTGCCGCCATCAACCGCGCGCAGGAAGGCCAGGAGATCGTCGCGCCCCGCATGGACCTGACGCACGCCGGGAACTTTCTGTACATGCTGACCGGCAAGGAACCCAGCGCCGAGCAGTCCCGCCTGTTCGACATCGCGCTCGTGCTGCACGTGGATCACGGCATGAACGCCAGTACCTTCACCGCCATCGCCACCAGCAGCACCCTGTCGGACATGTACTCCTGCATGACCAGCGCCATCGGCGCCCTGAAAGGCCCGCTGCACGGCGGCGCGAACGAG includes:
- a CDS encoding citrate/2-methylcitrate synthase yields the protein MTNIAKGLEGVLFTESKLTFINGAEGVLTHLGIPIQEWAENSTFEELSLALLNGQLPTAAQLATFDADLKANRAIPDALAQVIAHMPRGVHPMQALRTAVSYLGLLDPQSEDTSAEARRAISVRMIAQFSTIIAAINRAQEGQEIVAPRMDLTHAGNFLYMLTGKEPSAEQSRLFDIALVLHVDHGMNASTFTAIATSSTLSDMYSCMTSAIGALKGPLHGGANEAVMDMLDEVGTPDRAEAYINAKLDAKSKIMGVGHRVYKYFDPRSRVLRDYAEVVANKEGKSNYYQILETIEKVVVDRIGSKGIYPNVDFYSGTVYSDLGIRKEFFTPIFALARISGWCASVIEYTGDNRLLRPDAVYTGATDAHYVQLQDRQ